CCCGACGCACGAACACTGTGGCGTACGAGCGGGGTACGCACGACCGGCGATCTGGACTCCGCTTCCCGGCTCCCGGCCGGGCGACAGGCCGGTGCCGGCGGCCATAGCTGCGCGCACGGTTTGCCTTTCGACATCCTGCGGCCGGATTCCTGCCTCGACTGTACCGTTCCGGCCCGGGGTTGGCCACGTTCGCGGCCTTCCTCCATTTTATGAAGTCCCGGGGTCGAAAATACTCTGCTTGCCTGGGTCCGGCGGGCTCTGCTATACTGGCGCCGGAGGTGGCCGCTCCATGCCCTTCGATGTGCTGGTGACCCGGGCGGTAGCGACGGAACTGGAGGCCCTGGTAGGCTCCCGGGTGGAACGCGTGGTGCAGTCCGGGGCGGAAGAGGTGGCCGTGGCCTTCTACGGGGCCGGTGTTAAGGCGTGGTTGTTTTTCTCCGCTCAGGCGGCTCACGCCCGCCTGAACCTTGCTCCCGGCCAGGTGGGGCGGGAGGACCGGGTCAGCCCTTTCCTCCTGGCCCTTCGTCACCACCTTGAGGGAGCCCAGCTGCAGGCCGTATCGCAGCCGCCCATGGAAAGGGTCATCATCCTTCGCCTTCAGGGCCCGGCGATTCGGGGCGGCCGGGCCTACCACCTGATTGCCGAGATTATGGGCCGCCACAGCAACCTGATACTGGTGGACCCCGAGACCGATCAGATAATCGACGGTTTGAAGCGATACAGCCACGTCCTCAGCCGCTACCGGGAGGTGCTGCCCGGCCGGCCCTATCTTTCTCCCCCGCGTAACAAGGTGAATCCCCTGGACCTCACGGAGGAGGAATGGCCGCGGGTTCTGCTGTCCGCCGGGGAGGGCCGGCCCCTGGAGAAGGTGCTGGTAGAGCGGCTTGAAGGGTTCGGACCCTGCCTGGCCAGGGAACTGGCGGTACGCGCGGGACTCGATCCCGGCCGGTCGCTCGAGTTTCTAGGCGCCTACGATTTTGCCCGTCTTTGGCAGGCCTGGCGTGAACTGCGCGCGGTAATGGAGGAGAAACGCTTCGAACCCACTCTGATTGTCGACCGGGGCCGGGTAGTGGATTATGCCGCGATTGCCTTGCGCCAGTTCGAGGGGCTGGAACAGGTTCGCCTTCCTACTATGAGTTCGGCCATCGATCGCTATTATTCGGATTATCTGTCCCGAGAGGTCTTTGACCGGGAAAAGAGGCGGCTGAAACAAATAGTGCTTCAGGAGCAAGAGCGGTGGGTACGAAAGCTGGAGGTCCAGGAGGAGATTCTCCTGGATGCCGAAAAGGCGGAAGTCCATCGTCAGGCGGGACAGGTAATCCTTTGCAATCTCTATCGGCTGGAACGGGGGATGCGCTCGGTCGAAGGGCCTAATCCTGACCGGCCGGATGAAATGATTAGCGTGGAGTTGGACCCAAGTCTGGACCCGGCAGAAAACGCCCAGCGGTTTTTCCGGCGCTACCGGAAGGCCAAGGTCCTGGCGGAAAAGGCCGCCGCCCAGTTGGAGCAGGCCCGCCGGGAGTTGGCCTACTGGGAATCGGTGGCCCTGGCCCTGGAGCGGGCGGAGACGCGGGAAGACTTGGCGGAGATAGCCGACGAAGTGGGGGCGCAGCTGCGCCCCGCCGGACGGCGAAGTGGAAAGCGGGGGAAGCAGAAGCCCGCAGAGCCGCTTCGTTTTACCTCTCCCGATGGGTACGATGTGCTGGTAGGGAAAAACAATCGGCAGAACGACTACATCTGCGTTCGGCTGGCCCGGCCGGAAGATGTATGGCTTCACGCCCGGGGCGTTGCCGGTGCACACGTTCTGGTGCGCAACCCCTCCGGCGGCCCCCTTCCGGCCCCCACCCTGCGGTTTGCCGCCGGCCTGGCCGCCTTTTTCAGCCGCGCCTCCGGCAGCCGCGCGGTACCGGTGGATTACACTCTGGCCAAGCACGTCCACAAGCCCAAAGGCGCCCGGCCGGGAATGGTTTTATACACCCACCAGAGCACCCTGGCCGTCCCGCCTACCCCCCCCTCCGGCGGAATGAATTAAGCCCTCTACCCCACCCGGCTAACCGGGGTTTCGGCTTCCCGGGCGTACAAGAGGCCGCCCTTCCCGGCACAGCGGGCAGTCTGAAGCCTCGTAAGACGGGATATCCAGGCTGAGCAGAGCATAATAAGGCAGGCCCAGGTTCAGACGGCCGCCGCTGCGGTCCACCAGGGCCCCCACGCCCAGCACCTGCGCTCCAAACGCGCGGGCCAATTCCACGGTTTCCAGGGCCGAACCTCCGGTGGTGAGCACGTCCTCCACCACCACTACCACCTCCCCTGCCTCCAGGGTAAAACCCCGGCGCAGGGTTAACCTCCCCTCCTGGCGTTCGGCGAAGATCGCCCGGGCACCCAAAGCCCGGGCCACCTCGTGGGCCACGATAATGCCGCCCAGGGCCGGGCCGACTACCGCGCCCACCCGTCCGGAAGGGAAGCGGGAGGCCAGCTGCGACCCCAGCAGTTCGGCA
The nucleotide sequence above comes from Clostridia bacterium. Encoded proteins:
- a CDS encoding NFACT family protein, which encodes MPFDVLVTRAVATELEALVGSRVERVVQSGAEEVAVAFYGAGVKAWLFFSAQAAHARLNLAPGQVGREDRVSPFLLALRHHLEGAQLQAVSQPPMERVIILRLQGPAIRGGRAYHLIAEIMGRHSNLILVDPETDQIIDGLKRYSHVLSRYREVLPGRPYLSPPRNKVNPLDLTEEEWPRVLLSAGEGRPLEKVLVERLEGFGPCLARELAVRAGLDPGRSLEFLGAYDFARLWQAWRELRAVMEEKRFEPTLIVDRGRVVDYAAIALRQFEGLEQVRLPTMSSAIDRYYSDYLSREVFDREKRRLKQIVLQEQERWVRKLEVQEEILLDAEKAEVHRQAGQVILCNLYRLERGMRSVEGPNPDRPDEMISVELDPSLDPAENAQRFFRRYRKAKVLAEKAAAQLEQARRELAYWESVALALERAETREDLAEIADEVGAQLRPAGRRSGKRGKQKPAEPLRFTSPDGYDVLVGKNNRQNDYICVRLARPEDVWLHARGVAGAHVLVRNPSGGPLPAPTLRFAAGLAAFFSRASGSRAVPVDYTLAKHVHKPKGARPGMVLYTHQSTLAVPPTPPSGGMN
- the pyrE gene encoding orotate phosphoribosyltransferase, which codes for MLTQDSILELFRSSGALLEGHFLLTSGRHASRYVQCARVLQYPAYAELLGSQLASRFPSGRVGAVVGPALGGIIVAHEVARALGARAIFAERQEGRLTLRRGFTLEAGEVVVVVEDVLTTGGSALETVELARAFGAQVLGVGALVDRSGGRLNLGLPYYALLSLDIPSYEASDCPLCREGRPLVRPGSRNPG